In Pseudomonas sp. MM213, a genomic segment contains:
- a CDS encoding LysR family transcriptional regulator, with amino-acid sequence MNLRSVDLNLLTVLDALLDEAHVSRAAERVGLSQPAASNALERCRHLFQDHLLERVPGGMQLTPKAQALRGPLKQILGSVSTLVGAASADLSTLRQTVRIVMADFPAIIVAQQLHQRLAELAPGIDLVIQPWQGGEAAQESLSRGQSDLAMSVFPPLGPDYTRRLLLHEHFVVAMRAGHPAIADFNLERWLSYPHVLVSGRGATWGPLDELLKGRGLARRVGIVVPSFVMVPDLLLGSDLIAMLPSQCLSMPMAKTLHAVQPPIEVEGFAVHLAWHKRRDEDAAVQCVARVLEEVIAAH; translated from the coding sequence ATGAATCTACGTTCGGTGGATCTCAATCTGTTGACCGTGCTCGATGCGTTGCTCGACGAAGCCCACGTCTCCCGCGCCGCCGAGCGTGTCGGCCTGTCGCAACCGGCAGCCTCCAATGCGCTGGAGCGTTGTCGGCATCTGTTCCAGGATCACCTGCTCGAACGCGTACCGGGCGGCATGCAACTCACCCCCAAGGCGCAGGCCTTGCGCGGTCCGTTGAAGCAGATTCTGGGCTCGGTCAGCACGCTGGTCGGCGCTGCCAGTGCCGACCTGAGCACCCTGCGCCAAACCGTGCGCATCGTCATGGCCGACTTCCCGGCGATCATCGTCGCGCAACAGTTGCACCAGCGACTGGCCGAGTTGGCACCGGGCATCGACCTGGTGATTCAACCCTGGCAGGGCGGCGAAGCGGCTCAGGAAAGTTTGAGTCGCGGCCAAAGCGATCTGGCCATGTCGGTCTTCCCGCCCCTCGGACCGGACTACACCCGACGTCTGCTGTTGCACGAGCATTTCGTGGTGGCGATGCGCGCCGGGCATCCTGCAATTGCAGACTTCAATCTCGAGCGCTGGCTGAGTTATCCACACGTGCTGGTGTCTGGCCGGGGCGCAACCTGGGGCCCGCTCGACGAATTGTTGAAAGGGAGGGGGCTGGCGCGACGGGTCGGGATCGTCGTGCCGAGCTTTGTCATGGTTCCGGATCTGCTGCTGGGCTCGGACCTGATTGCGATGTTGCCCAGCCAATGCCTGTCGATGCCGATGGCCAAGACGCTGCACGCCGTGCAACCGCCGATTGAGGTTGAGGGATTTGCGGTGCATCTGGCCTGGCATAAACGCCGCGATGAGGACGCGGCGGTGCAGTGCGTAGCGCGGGTGTTGGAGGAAGTGATCGCTGCTCACTGA
- a CDS encoding MlaA family lipoprotein, whose translation MLPFKCAPWLARNTSIAVLAAGLAGCSSQPSSSAEVSCADIAYSVYDPAEPINRGVFAFNRVVDDYALAPVARGYRHTPDFFQTGVHNFVANFGEPEVFINDLLQGNPMRSVNTLGRFALNTTVGVVGLIDVSGMAGIPRHKADFGQTFGVWGIGDGPIVELPLLGTSNSRDAAGRVLSFVVDPFGDNSDTVDTLSTINTVGDIVDGRAEVLPLTDSLQKLPDYYSALRNVVAEHRAAFVVEGKQGSPKNTQPQCTGAPADGF comes from the coding sequence ATGTTGCCTTTCAAATGTGCTCCCTGGCTGGCCCGCAACACCTCGATTGCCGTGCTGGCCGCAGGGTTGGCGGGCTGCAGCAGCCAGCCGTCGTCCAGCGCCGAAGTGAGCTGTGCCGACATCGCCTATTCGGTGTACGACCCGGCGGAACCGATCAATCGCGGGGTCTTCGCGTTTAACCGGGTGGTGGATGACTACGCCCTGGCGCCGGTCGCTCGCGGCTATCGCCACACGCCGGACTTTTTCCAGACGGGTGTGCATAACTTCGTGGCGAACTTCGGCGAGCCCGAGGTGTTTATCAACGACCTGCTGCAAGGCAACCCGATGCGTTCGGTCAATACGCTGGGGCGGTTCGCGCTGAATACCACGGTGGGCGTGGTGGGGTTGATCGACGTCTCCGGCATGGCCGGCATTCCACGTCATAAAGCCGACTTCGGCCAGACCTTCGGCGTGTGGGGCATCGGCGACGGGCCGATCGTCGAACTGCCGTTGCTCGGCACGTCCAACAGCCGCGATGCGGCCGGGCGTGTGCTGAGTTTCGTGGTCGATCCGTTCGGCGACAACAGCGATACCGTGGACACGCTCTCAACGATCAACACCGTCGGCGACATCGTCGATGGCCGAGCCGAAGTCTTGCCGCTGACCGACAGCCTGCAAAAACTGCCGGACTATTACAGCGCGTTGCGCAACGTGGTCGCCGAGCATCGCGCCGCTTTCGTGGTCGAGGGCAAACAAGGCTCGCCGAAGAACACTCAACCACAATGCACAGGAGCACCGGCCGATGGTTTCTGA
- a CDS encoding response regulator: MNSLLIVDDDLEVLDLLKKFFVQHGYSVEVATDGASLWSAIERQAPDLIILDVMLPGDSGLILCQQLRIRHAIPVIMLTAMGELSDRVVGLELGADDYLTKPFDARELLARVRAVLRRVEDRRPLAQERPRPLIDFADWHLDVTRRELRSPDNVMIPLSAGEFDLLLVFVEHPQRILTREQLLDLARGHCHDAFDRSIDVQVSRLRRKLESDTKRPAMIRTVRNGGYLFTPSVTRR, from the coding sequence GTGAACAGCCTTTTAATTGTCGACGACGACCTTGAAGTCCTCGATCTGCTGAAAAAATTCTTCGTCCAGCACGGCTACAGCGTCGAGGTCGCCACCGACGGCGCGTCGTTGTGGTCGGCCATCGAGCGCCAGGCGCCAGACCTGATCATTCTCGACGTGATGTTGCCCGGCGACAGCGGGCTGATCCTGTGCCAGCAGCTGCGCATCCGCCACGCGATCCCGGTGATCATGCTCACCGCCATGGGTGAACTCAGTGATCGGGTGGTCGGCCTCGAACTCGGCGCCGACGATTACCTGACCAAACCCTTCGATGCCCGTGAATTGCTGGCCCGAGTGCGTGCCGTGTTGCGCCGCGTGGAGGACCGTCGACCGCTGGCGCAGGAACGTCCACGGCCGCTGATCGACTTCGCCGACTGGCACCTCGACGTCACCCGCCGGGAACTGCGCTCGCCGGACAACGTGATGATCCCGCTATCGGCCGGTGAGTTTGATTTGTTGCTGGTCTTCGTCGAACACCCGCAACGTATCCTCACCCGCGAGCAGTTGCTGGACCTGGCACGTGGGCATTGCCACGACGCGTTCGACCGCAGCATCGACGTGCAAGTCAGCCGCTTGCGACGCAAACTCGAATCCGACACCAAGCGCCCGGCGATGATTCGCACCGTGCGCAACGGCGGTTACCTGTTCACTCCAAGTGTGACGCGGCGATGA
- a CDS encoding ATP-binding protein, whose product MNWLKRIRRDTVARWIALTIILAMLISLALNGLFIQLAGVWARPPLTETGLLEKMAAITRVIKAAPVPLRSQLAQAVSDEGFTVSWHLDRRELNLPPVEDLDSEIGSTLLQPLLKFAGRIQTYEPADWTEPSSDAHYALLIELPDSSWLMFSAPSRSWGLDETPRYLIVILLVLISTALVALIATRRLATPLQRFAEGARRFGIDFRAPPIEPLGPQEIRQAILAFNAMQAQLQHFIRDRTQMLAAISHDLRAPLTRMRLRGEFIEDAEQQQRLFRDVDEMQAMINSALEFFRDDARLEPATQFDLAELLQTLRDDYRDQGVEIAFSGPQRLVYFGRPLGLKRVMTNLLDNAIKYGSEPAIELMPDAGEVRINVLDRGPGIPQASLEQVFVPFFRLEGSRNKSTGGVGLGLSAARAIVLEHGGELTLRNRSKGGLAALVVLPVHPGTGFGLQ is encoded by the coding sequence ATGAACTGGCTGAAGCGGATTCGCCGGGACACGGTGGCGCGCTGGATCGCCCTGACCATCATCCTCGCCATGCTCATTTCGCTGGCGCTCAACGGGTTGTTCATCCAGCTCGCCGGCGTCTGGGCGCGGCCGCCGCTGACTGAAACCGGGCTGCTGGAAAAAATGGCCGCCATCACCCGCGTCATCAAGGCTGCCCCGGTGCCCCTGCGCAGCCAGTTGGCACAAGCTGTCAGTGATGAAGGCTTTACCGTCAGTTGGCACCTTGATCGACGTGAGCTCAACCTGCCGCCGGTGGAGGATCTGGATTCCGAAATCGGCTCGACCCTCTTGCAGCCGCTGCTTAAATTCGCAGGTCGAATCCAGACCTACGAGCCGGCTGACTGGACGGAGCCCTCGTCGGACGCGCATTACGCGCTGCTGATCGAGCTGCCCGACTCGTCCTGGCTGATGTTCTCCGCGCCCTCACGCAGTTGGGGCCTCGACGAAACGCCGCGTTACCTGATCGTCATCCTGCTGGTGCTGATCTCCACTGCGCTGGTCGCCCTGATCGCCACCCGCCGTCTCGCCACACCCTTGCAACGTTTCGCTGAAGGTGCCCGACGCTTCGGCATCGATTTTCGCGCACCGCCCATCGAACCCCTCGGCCCGCAGGAAATCCGCCAGGCGATCCTCGCCTTCAACGCCATGCAGGCCCAGTTGCAACACTTCATCCGCGACCGCACGCAAATGCTCGCGGCCATCTCCCACGACCTGCGCGCACCGTTGACGCGCATGCGTTTGCGCGGCGAATTCATCGAGGATGCCGAGCAACAGCAGCGGTTGTTTCGTGACGTGGATGAAATGCAGGCGATGATCAATTCGGCGCTGGAGTTCTTTCGGGACGATGCGAGGCTTGAACCGGCGACCCAGTTTGATCTGGCGGAACTGCTGCAAACCTTGCGGGATGATTACCGGGATCAGGGTGTCGAGATCGCCTTCAGCGGGCCGCAACGGCTGGTGTATTTCGGGCGGCCGTTGGGGCTTAAGCGGGTGATGACCAATCTGCTGGATAACGCGATCAAGTACGGTAGCGAGCCCGCGATTGAGCTGATGCCTGATGCGGGGGAAGTGCGGATCAACGTGCTGGACCGTGGCCCGGGAATTCCGCAGGCCAGTCTTGAACAAGTGTTTGTGCCGTTCTTTCGCCTGGAAGGCTCGCGGAATAAAAGCACGGGCGGGGTAGGGTTGGGATTATCGGCGGCACGGGCGATTGTGTTGGAGCACGGCGGCGAGCTGACGCTGCGCAATCGGTCGAAGGGCGGGTTGGCGGCGTTGGTGGTTTTGCCGGTGCATCCGGGGACAGGATTCGGACTACAGTGA
- a CDS encoding potassium channel family protein, with product MKPANTSNIRREFYKAVGYYLRVVWPILSTMLIVIVTCGLIISYLEGWDPFDGIYFGFVTGLTIGYGELVPKLPVSRILAILLGFNGVLLTAIFAAISVRAIEIAVRVTDDDK from the coding sequence ATGAAGCCTGCAAATACGTCGAACATCCGTCGAGAGTTCTACAAAGCTGTCGGCTATTACCTTCGAGTTGTCTGGCCCATCCTTTCCACCATGCTGATCGTCATCGTCACGTGCGGCCTGATCATCAGCTACCTGGAAGGTTGGGATCCTTTCGACGGCATCTATTTCGGCTTCGTGACCGGCTTGACCATCGGCTATGGCGAGCTGGTGCCGAAGTTGCCGGTTTCGCGGATATTGGCAATATTGCTCGGGTTCAACGGCGTGCTGCTCACGGCGATCTTTGCGGCGATCAGCGTGCGGGCGATTGAGATCGCGGTGCGGGTGACCGATGACGATAAATAA
- a CDS encoding formate dehydrogenase subunit delta produces the protein MSTANLIKMVNQIAQYFATEPDRKQAVLGVRNHLQMYWTPGMRKELLAWQTEHQGADLHPLAQEAVSGAGWEA, from the coding sequence ATGAGCACTGCCAACCTGATCAAGATGGTCAACCAGATCGCCCAGTACTTCGCCACCGAACCGGACCGGAAACAGGCCGTGCTCGGTGTGCGTAATCATCTGCAGATGTACTGGACGCCGGGCATGCGCAAGGAGTTGCTGGCCTGGCAGACAGAGCATCAGGGGGCGGATTTGCATCCGTTGGCGCAAGAGGCGGTCAGCGGGGCGGGTTGGGAGGCGTAG
- the fdhF gene encoding formate dehydrogenase subunit alpha, with protein sequence MITLFDPKTDIDLGTPARESQVQVTLNIDGRSISVPEGTSVMRAAALMGTTIPKLCATDSLEAFGSCRMCLVEIDGMRGYPASCTTPVTEGMTVHTQTPKLATLRRNVMELYISDHPLDCLTCSANGNCELQTVAGQVGLREVRYGYEGENHLEDVKDTSNPYFDYDPSKCIVCNRCVRACEETQGTFALTITGRGFESRVAAAGGENFLDSECVSCGACVQACPTATLMEKSVVELGQPERSVITTCAYCGVGCSFRAEMKGDQLVRMVPDKNGQANHGHSCVKGRFAWGYATHPDRITKPMIRKNISDPWQEVSWDEAVTYAASEFRRLQQKYGRDSIGGITSSRCTNEETYLVQKLVRAAFGNNNVDTCARVCHSPTGYGLKQTLGESAGTQSFDSVMQADVILVMGANPSDAHPVFASQLKRRLREGARLIVIDPRRIDLVDSVHARAEYHLALRPGTNVAMLNALAHTIITEGLQDQPFIDARCEGNDFARWSEFVSRAENSPEALAPVCGVDAADIRAAARLYATGGNAAIYYGLGVTEHSQGSTAVMGIANLAMATGNIGREGVGVNPLRGQNNVQGSCDMGSFPHELPGYRHISNETVRTQFEQAWNVTLQPDPGLRIPNMFESALAGSFKGLYCQGEDIAQSDPNTQHVTAALSAMECVVVQDIFLNETAKFAHVFLPGASFLEKDGTFTNAERRISRVRKVMDPLGGKADWEGTVALANALGYPMNYKHPSEIMDEIASLTPTFTNVSYAELDRHGSLQWPCNAAAPDGTPTMHIDQFVRGKGRFMLTGYVPTEEKVNNRYPLLLTTGRILSQYNVGAQTRRTENVAWHDEDRLEIHPTDAESRGINEGDWVGIGSRAGQTVLRARVTERVAPGVVYTTFHFPESGANVITTDNSDWATNCPEYKVTAVEVSRVYHPSEWQKRFQEFTDEQHRLLKERRQGAKAEVRR encoded by the coding sequence ATGATTACTCTCTTCGACCCGAAAACCGATATCGACCTTGGCACTCCCGCTCGCGAAAGCCAGGTGCAAGTCACCCTGAACATCGACGGTCGCAGCATCAGCGTGCCCGAAGGCACCTCGGTGATGCGCGCCGCCGCGCTGATGGGCACCACCATTCCAAAACTCTGTGCCACCGACAGCCTGGAAGCCTTCGGTTCTTGTCGCATGTGCCTGGTGGAAATCGACGGGATGCGCGGCTATCCGGCGTCTTGCACCACGCCAGTCACGGAAGGCATGACCGTGCACACGCAGACGCCGAAGCTCGCGACCCTGCGCCGCAACGTCATGGAGTTGTACATCTCCGATCACCCGCTGGACTGCCTGACCTGCTCGGCCAACGGCAACTGCGAGCTGCAAACCGTCGCCGGCCAAGTCGGTCTGCGGGAAGTGCGTTACGGCTATGAAGGCGAGAACCATCTGGAGGACGTGAAAGACACCTCCAACCCTTATTTCGACTACGACCCAAGCAAGTGCATCGTCTGCAACCGCTGCGTGCGCGCCTGTGAAGAAACCCAGGGCACCTTTGCCCTGACCATCACCGGGCGCGGTTTTGAATCCCGGGTTGCAGCGGCTGGTGGCGAGAACTTCCTCGATTCGGAATGCGTATCCTGCGGCGCCTGTGTGCAGGCCTGCCCTACCGCGACGCTGATGGAAAAAAGCGTGGTCGAACTCGGCCAGCCGGAACGCAGCGTGATCACCACCTGCGCTTATTGCGGCGTGGGCTGCTCGTTCCGCGCCGAGATGAAAGGCGACCAACTGGTGCGCATGGTTCCGGACAAGAACGGTCAGGCCAACCACGGCCACTCTTGCGTCAAAGGGCGCTTTGCCTGGGGCTACGCGACCCACCCGGATCGCATCACCAAACCGATGATTCGCAAGAACATCAGCGACCCGTGGCAGGAAGTCAGCTGGGATGAAGCGGTGACCTACGCCGCCAGCGAATTCCGTCGTTTGCAGCAGAAATATGGCCGCGATTCCATTGGTGGCATCACCTCCAGCCGTTGCACCAACGAAGAAACCTATCTGGTGCAAAAACTGGTGCGCGCCGCGTTCGGCAACAACAACGTCGACACTTGTGCGCGGGTTTGCCACTCGCCGACCGGTTATGGCCTGAAACAAACCTTGGGCGAGTCCGCCGGCACCCAGAGTTTCGACTCGGTGATGCAGGCCGACGTGATCCTGGTGATGGGTGCCAACCCGAGCGACGCCCACCCGGTGTTCGCTTCGCAACTCAAACGCCGTCTGCGTGAAGGTGCGCGGTTGATCGTTATCGACCCACGTCGCATCGATCTGGTGGATTCGGTGCACGCCCGCGCCGAATATCACTTGGCCCTGCGCCCCGGCACCAACGTCGCCATGCTCAACGCGTTGGCCCACACGATCATCACCGAAGGCTTGCAAGACCAGCCCTTTATCGACGCTCGTTGCGAGGGCAATGACTTCGCCCGCTGGAGCGAGTTTGTCAGCCGTGCGGAGAATTCGCCGGAAGCCCTTGCCCCTGTCTGCGGGGTCGACGCTGCCGATATTCGTGCCGCCGCTCGCCTGTATGCCACTGGCGGCAACGCCGCAATCTATTACGGTCTGGGCGTCACCGAACACAGTCAGGGCAGCACCGCCGTGATGGGCATCGCCAACCTGGCCATGGCGACCGGCAACATCGGCCGCGAAGGCGTCGGCGTGAACCCGTTGCGTGGGCAAAACAACGTGCAAGGTTCCTGCGACATGGGTTCCTTCCCCCACGAGTTGCCCGGCTACCGGCACATCTCCAACGAAACGGTCCGCACGCAATTCGAACAGGCGTGGAATGTCACCTTGCAACCCGATCCGGGGCTGCGGATTCCGAATATGTTCGAGTCTGCGCTGGCCGGCAGCTTCAAGGGCCTGTATTGCCAGGGAGAAGACATTGCCCAGAGCGATCCGAATACCCAGCACGTCACTGCAGCCTTGTCGGCCATGGAATGCGTGGTGGTGCAGGACATCTTCCTCAACGAAACCGCCAAGTTCGCCCATGTGTTCTTGCCGGGCGCTTCGTTCCTGGAAAAAGACGGCACCTTCACCAACGCCGAGCGCCGTATCTCGCGGGTCCGCAAGGTCATGGACCCTCTGGGCGGCAAGGCCGACTGGGAAGGCACCGTGGCGCTGGCCAACGCCTTGGGTTACCCGATGAACTACAAACACCCATCGGAAATCATGGATGAAATCGCCAGCCTGACGCCGACGTTCACCAATGTCAGCTACGCCGAACTGGACCGCCACGGCAGCCTGCAATGGCCGTGCAACGCCGCCGCACCGGACGGCACGCCGACCATGCACATCGATCAATTCGTGCGTGGCAAAGGGCGGTTCATGCTCACCGGTTATGTGCCTACCGAGGAGAAGGTCAACAACCGCTATCCGCTGCTGCTGACCACCGGACGCATCCTCAGCCAGTACAACGTCGGCGCTCAAACCCGGCGTACCGAGAACGTCGCCTGGCACGACGAGGACCGTCTGGAAATCCACCCGACCGATGCCGAAAGCCGTGGCATCAATGAAGGTGACTGGGTGGGTATCGGCAGCCGCGCCGGGCAAACCGTGCTGCGTGCGCGGGTCACCGAACGGGTCGCGCCGGGCGTGGTGTACACCACGTTCCACTTCCCGGAATCGGGGGCCAACGTGATCACCACCGACAACTCCGACTGGGCCACCAACTGTCCGGAGTACAAAGTCACCGCCGTGGAAGTCAGCCGCGTCTACCACCCTTCGGAATGGCAAAAACGCTTCCAGGAATTCACTGACGAACAGCACCGTTTGCTCAAGGAACGCCGTCAAGGCGCTAAAGCGGAGGTGCGCCGATGA
- a CDS encoding formate dehydrogenase beta subunit: MPILYLPCDSLARAVGADEVSTALITQAKERNLPLELQRTSSRGLYWLEPLLEVDSPQGRIGFGPLTADEVPSVLDALKGDPSAHPLALGLVEELPYLKSQQRLLFARAGITRPLSLDDYRAHGGFEGLTRSVAIGGEETATAVFDSGLRGRGGAAFPAGIKWRTVRGTQAAQKYIVCNADEGDSGTFADRMLMEGDPFLLIEGMAIAGITVGATFGYIYVRSEYPDAVATLRAALNIAREAGYLGANVGGSGLAFDMEVRVGAGAYICGEETALLDSLEGKRGIVRAKPPIPALQGLFGQPTLVHNVLTLASVPLILAKGAQFYRDYGMGRSLGTMPFQLAGNIRHGGLVERAFGLTLRELVEGYGGGTASGRPLKAAQVGGPLGTWVPPSQFDTPLDYEAFAGIGAMVGHGGVVVADDTLDMAQMARFAMQFCAEESCGKCTPCRIGSTRGVEVIDRMLAAPDQSDRDAQAIILKDLCDTMQYGSLCALGGMAPFPVTSALKYFPADFGLQPSEAEQ, encoded by the coding sequence ATGCCGATTCTTTATCTGCCCTGTGATTCCCTTGCCCGTGCTGTTGGGGCCGATGAGGTCTCCACAGCGTTGATCACTCAGGCCAAGGAACGCAATCTGCCGCTGGAGTTGCAGCGCACCAGTTCCCGCGGTTTGTATTGGCTGGAACCGCTGCTGGAAGTGGACAGTCCGCAAGGCCGGATCGGCTTCGGTCCGCTGACCGCAGACGAAGTGCCGTCAGTGCTCGATGCCTTGAAAGGCGACCCATCCGCTCACCCACTGGCCTTGGGCCTGGTGGAAGAGCTGCCTTATCTCAAATCTCAACAACGCCTGCTGTTCGCCCGCGCCGGTATTACCCGGCCGCTGTCGCTGGACGATTACCGGGCGCACGGCGGTTTTGAGGGCTTAACAAGGTCCGTCGCAATTGGCGGCGAAGAGACCGCAACAGCGGTGTTCGATTCAGGCCTGCGTGGCCGTGGCGGCGCGGCCTTCCCCGCCGGAATCAAATGGCGCACGGTGCGCGGCACTCAGGCGGCGCAGAAGTACATTGTGTGCAACGCCGACGAAGGCGATTCCGGCACTTTCGCTGACCGCATGTTGATGGAAGGCGACCCTTTCCTGCTGATCGAGGGCATGGCCATTGCCGGCATTACCGTCGGCGCCACCTTCGGCTACATCTATGTTCGTTCGGAATATCCGGATGCCGTGGCCACTCTGCGTGCAGCGTTGAACATTGCTCGTGAAGCGGGTTACCTCGGCGCCAATGTCGGCGGCAGCGGTCTGGCCTTCGACATGGAAGTGCGGGTCGGTGCCGGCGCTTATATCTGCGGTGAAGAAACGGCGCTGCTGGATTCGCTCGAAGGCAAGCGCGGGATCGTCCGCGCCAAGCCGCCAATTCCTGCGTTGCAGGGCCTGTTCGGCCAGCCGACGTTGGTGCACAACGTGCTGACCCTGGCCTCGGTGCCGCTGATTCTGGCCAAGGGTGCGCAGTTCTATCGCGATTACGGCATGGGGCGCTCGTTGGGCACGATGCCTTTCCAACTGGCGGGCAATATTCGCCACGGCGGCCTGGTGGAACGGGCCTTTGGCCTGACCCTGCGGGAACTGGTGGAAGGCTACGGCGGCGGCACCGCCAGTGGCCGACCGCTGAAAGCCGCGCAGGTGGGCGGCCCGCTCGGCACTTGGGTACCTCCGTCGCAATTCGATACACCGCTGGATTACGAGGCGTTCGCCGGCATCGGCGCGATGGTCGGTCACGGCGGTGTGGTCGTGGCTGACGACACCTTGGACATGGCCCAAATGGCCCGTTTCGCCATGCAGTTCTGCGCCGAAGAATCCTGTGGCAAATGCACGCCTTGCCGCATCGGCTCGACCCGGGGCGTTGAGGTTATCGACCGGATGCTGGCCGCGCCGGACCAGAGCGATCGCGATGCGCAAGCGATCATCCTCAAGGACCTGTGCGACACGATGCAATACGGTTCGCTGTGCGCCTTGGGCGGCATGGCCCCCTTCCCGGTCACCAGCGCCCTCAAGTATTTCCCCGCCGACTTCGGTCTGCAGCCTTCGGAGGCCGAGCAATGA
- a CDS encoding formate dehydrogenase subunit gamma → MPDESLHLPLVNSLLERHKGSPGALLPILHDIQERIGYIPDVAVPEIAHALNLSQAEVRGVISFYHDFRTSPPARHILRLCRAESCKSRGAEELAAQLRDRLQLDDHGSSADGNISLRPVYCLGACACSPALELDGRVHARLSAERLDALLDTCREDA, encoded by the coding sequence ATGCCTGATGAGAGTTTGCACTTGCCTTTGGTCAACAGCCTGCTGGAGCGCCACAAAGGCTCCCCCGGTGCTCTGTTGCCCATTCTTCATGATATTCAGGAACGCATCGGTTACATCCCCGATGTGGCCGTCCCCGAGATTGCTCATGCCCTCAACCTGAGTCAGGCCGAGGTTCGCGGGGTGATCAGTTTTTACCATGACTTCCGTACCTCGCCGCCGGCCCGCCATATTCTGCGTCTGTGCCGCGCCGAGTCCTGCAAGAGCCGTGGCGCCGAGGAGCTGGCCGCGCAGTTGCGCGACCGCCTGCAACTGGACGATCACGGCAGCAGCGCCGACGGCAACATCAGTTTGCGCCCCGTTTATTGCCTCGGCGCCTGCGCCTGTTCGCCGGCTCTGGAGCTGGATGGCCGGGTGCATGCGCGGCTCAGTGCTGAGCGTCTCGATGCCTTGCTCGACACTTGCCGGGAGGACGCGTGA
- a CDS encoding PH domain-containing protein, whose amino-acid sequence MIDFNNKGFFKLKQNEEYAERVSALLLEGEHVIDSYKSMRDGVVFTNKRIIAVNVQGITGSKKDFTSLPYKNIVAYSVETSGTFDLDSELEIYFSSLGKVKFEFTGRTSMVEISKLISQHLL is encoded by the coding sequence ATGATCGACTTCAACAACAAAGGCTTCTTCAAACTCAAGCAAAACGAAGAATACGCAGAACGTGTCAGTGCACTGCTGCTGGAAGGCGAGCACGTCATCGACTCGTACAAATCCATGCGCGACGGCGTCGTCTTCACCAACAAACGCATCATCGCCGTCAACGTACAGGGCATCACCGGCAGCAAAAAAGACTTCACCTCACTGCCCTACAAAAACATCGTCGCCTACTCGGTAGAAACCTCCGGTACGTTCGACCTGGATTCGGAACTGGAGATCTACTTCTCGTCGCTGGGCAAAGTGAAATTCGAATTCACCGGCCGGACATCAATGGTAGAAATCTCAAAACTGATCTCCCAACACCTCCTCTAA
- a CDS encoding DUF3077 domain-containing protein, translating into MTNQPELKTIGLTPAIYCGDQPLFHVTRDVPLGDALSMASDFLFLAKTLTEDAAYAKDTDRHAWAAHYLTSMSKALVDDAVKVLTRDRDSLSGSKRAGAKA; encoded by the coding sequence ATGACCAACCAACCCGAACTAAAAACCATCGGCCTAACCCCCGCCATCTACTGCGGCGATCAACCACTCTTCCACGTCACCCGCGACGTCCCCCTCGGCGATGCGTTATCTATGGCTTCCGATTTCCTGTTCCTCGCCAAAACACTCACCGAAGATGCTGCCTACGCCAAAGACACCGACCGCCACGCCTGGGCTGCGCATTATTTGACGTCGATGAGTAAGGCGTTGGTGGATGATGCGGTGAAGGTGTTGACGCGGGATCGGGATTCTTTGTCGGGGTCCAAGCGGGCGGGGGCGAAGGCTTAA